A window of the Thunnus albacares chromosome 15, fThuAlb1.1, whole genome shotgun sequence genome harbors these coding sequences:
- the LOC122998163 gene encoding endophilin-B1-like translates to MDLTRLAVDAGQFINRAVQYTGESLGQADRTELEPTLEELVSRVDATKTWTDQIISQTEVFLQPNPGARLEDRLYEYLDWSVPPRPHDHEMLGEQMNQAGLEIGSNTPYGTALLRCGEAQKQVGEAKRKFVQSANIHFLTPLRSFSEGEYKAMQDERRMLLNKRLDLDIAKTRLRKAHEAERESRSLNANPLEDDYIAHVSYMFSFLRVKWLKMWAQEISQAEIELRICQSLFDRQSEITRRLLEGISNTHTNHMRSLTDFVEAQACYFAQCNQHAQELQKQLASIPAVLCSNNWQSAITNAVNQPSTSNHVADEPVGLNQVTPIPVLIHQLPDFDQDSWTANPPPGTVKATTDSSVTTRPSDQTNNNNNNNTFPTDSQTNQAFDHVCTSDSDSHSTIQLSAPSRTNTVAAEPPASSQTLTLSETAAITNGAGSVTTATTPPPSQLSGSESQTANAVAPEIVTTNDVASEPQTANEIPSELPSINGEDTQESSTGSQDVVQ, encoded by the exons ATGGATTTGACGCGGTTGGCTGTGGATGCTGGTCAGTTCATCAACCGGGCTGTTCAG TACACGGGGGAGAGTCTTGGACAGGCGGACAGGACAGAGTTGGAACCCACTCTTGAGGAGCTCGTCAGCCGGGTAGACGCAACCAAGACCTGGACGGACCAGATAATCTCTCAGACTGAAGTTTTCCTGCAGCCCAACCCAG GAGCACGGTTAGAGGACCGGCTGTATGAATACCTGGATTGGAGTGTCCCACCTCGGCCTCATGACCATGAGATGCTGGGAGAGCAAATGAATCAGGCTGGATTGGAGATAGGGTCCAACACACCCTATG gAACTGCACTGCTCAGGTGTGGAGAGGCTCAGAAGCAGGTGGGCGAGGCAAAGAGAAAGTTTGTCCAAAGCGCTAACATCCACTTTCTCACACCTCTGCGGAGTTTCAGTGAGGGGGAATACAAAGCCatgcag GATGAGCGCAGGATGTTGCTGAATAAGCGTTTGGATTTGGACATAGCCAAGACCCGGCTGAGGAAAGCTCACGAGGCTGAGCGAGAGTCCAGA TCCTTGAATGCAAACCCGCTGGAAGACGACTACATAGCTCATGTCTCCTACATGTTCAGCTTCCTGCGTGTTAAATGGTTAAAG ATGTGGGCTCAGGAAATCTCTCAG gcagaGATAGAGCTGAGGATCTGCCAGTCTTTGTTCGATAGGCAGTCAGAAATTACAAGACGTCTTCTGGAAGGAATTAGCAACACTCAC accAACCACATGCGGAGCCTGACTGACTTTGTGGAGGCTCAGGCCTGTTACTTTGCCCAGTGCAACCAACATGCACAGGAGCTTCAGAAACAGCTGGCCAG CATTCCAGCTGTCCTCTGCTCCAATAACTGGCAGTCAGCAATTACTAATGCAGTCAATCAGCCATCAACAAGCAACCATGTAGCCGATGAGCCTGTGGGGTTAAATCAGGTCACTCCAATTCCCGTACTCATCCACCAACTTCCAGACTTCGACCAAGACTCATGGACAGCAAATCCACCACCCGGAACTGTGAAAGCAACAACAGATTCCTCCGTGACCACACGGCCATCTGACCAgacaaataacaacaataacaacaacaccTTCCCCACTGACAGCCAAACCAACCAAGCATTCGATCATGTCTGTACATCAGATTCAGACAGTCACTCAACAATTCAGCTCTCAGCACCCAGCAGGACCAACACAGTGGCCGCTGAGCCTCCTGCTTCAAGCCAGACACTGACACTCAGTGAGACAGCTGCAATAACCAACGGCGCAGGTAGTGTGACAACAGCAACGACTCCCCCACCTTCACAACTCAGCGGAAGCGAGTCTCAGACAGCAAATGCAGTAGCTCCCGAGATCGTGACAACCAATGACGTCGCTTCTGAGCCCCAAACGGCTAATGAAATCCCGAGCGAGCTGCCCTCCATTAACGGAGAAGACACTCAGGAGTCATCAACAGGCAGTCAGGATGTGGTGCAGTAG
- the LOC122998175 gene encoding pentraxin-related protein PTX3-like → MCVFRIWRVLCVLCYVGASLCVNQVEYEGNYQDNYDNEISQDQQEGESPNTPCQTADFSRWDKLFIALEDSHMRQNMLLESLEQRCGGMVSLRAQMDKLVRGTCQQCLPSMESACQRQTEQASLRLQRGLQELREEGAERERRLNSTLQMLLHNSHEENARLTRLEEDSVYRVVPSAAADIFPGMGHEPTPRPGGLGTASGLSVKPLPSGLKEQEVTSPLDMATMGRALVSIATELQKVHLQLSSVIEQAGTLRKDRGDT, encoded by the exons atgtgtgtgttcaggatcTGGCGTGTGCTGTGTGTGCTCTGCTACGTGGGTGCATCCTTGTGTGTGAATCAGGTTGAGTATGAAGGGAACTACCAAGACAACTATGACAACGAGATCTCTCAGGATCAGCAGGAGG GGGAGTCTCCAAATACACCATGCCAGACTGCAGATTTCTCCCGCTGGGACAAGCTTTTCATCGCTCTGGAGGACTCCCACATGAGGCAGAACATGCTGCTAGAGTCTCTCGAGCAGCGCTGTGGAGGAATGGTCTCTCTCAGGGCGCAGATGGACAAACTGGTTAGAGGGACATGCCAACAGTGTCTACCCAGCATGGAGTCAGCATGCCAGAGGCAAACAGAGCAGGCGAGTCTCAGGCTGCAGCGAGGCTTGCAGGAGCTCAGGGaggagggagcagagagagagaggaggttaAACTCTACCTTGCAGATGCTCCTGCACAACAGTCACGAGGAGAACGCCCGGCTGACGCGGCTGGAGGAAGATAGCGTTTACAGAGTGGTGCCATCGGCAGCAGCGGACATCTTTCCGgggatgggacatgagccaacACCGAGACCTGGAGGTTTGGGGACAGCTTCTGGCTTGAGCGTGAAGCCGTTGCCATCTGGCCTGAAGGAGCAGGAAGTGACTTCACCACTGGACATGGCCACAATGGGAAGGGCCCtggtctccatagcaacagagCTGCAGAAGGTTCACCTGCAGCTGAGCAGTGTGATAGAGCAGGCAGGAACACTGAGGAAGGACAGAGGAGACACATGA